The Canis lupus familiaris isolate Mischka breed German Shepherd chromosome X, alternate assembly UU_Cfam_GSD_1.0, whole genome shotgun sequence genome has a segment encoding these proteins:
- the LOC119868188 gene encoding ferritin heavy chain-like isoform X1 — protein sequence MAFSLERDDGALRNLARFFQRQAREETQHAEMLVELQNQRGGRIRLRDVKKPDRDAWESGPRATERALHLEKRVNQSLPARPDLHRLATDQNDAQLCDFLEARSLRERASERASEARPSKSSGRLRHQPAQRGGPGSRPGRVPVRQAHPAPQPQRELTWHGHLPRAGPRATSPGRPAERACCSIALAEPSGFFLPVLP from the coding sequence ATGGCCTTCTCCTTGGAGCGCGACGACGGGGCCCTGAGGAACTTGGCCCGCTTCTTCCAGCGCCAGGCCCGCGAGGAGACCCAGCACGCCGAGATGCTCGTGGAGCTGCAGAACCAGCGCGGGGGCCGCATCCGTCTGCGCGACGTCAAGAAGCCCGACCGCGACGCCTGGGAGAGCGGCCCGAGGGCCACGGAGCGCGCCCTGCACCTGGAGAAGCGCGTGAACCAGAGCCTGCCTGCTCGACCTGACCTGCACCGGCTGGCCACCGACCAGAACGACGCCCAGCTCTGCGACTTCCTGGAGGCCCGCTCCCTCCgtgagcgagcgagcgagcgagcgagcgaggcAAGGCCATCCAAGAGCTCTGGGAGGCTACGGCACCAGCCTGCGCAGCGTGGGGGCCCCGGAAGCCGGCCTGGCCGAGTACCCGTTCGACAGGCTCACCCTGCGCCACAGCCACAAAGAGAACTGACCTGGCACGGACACCTCCCCCGGGCAGGGCCCAGGGCGACTTCCCCTGGGCGCCCCGCCGAGCGTGCATGTTGCAGTATTGCCTTGGCAGAaccttcaggtttttttcttccagttctgccataa